TCAGTGACCTGACGGAAATTAACAATCTCCGGATACCGCAATCTGATCATCTCCTTTCCCAGCTCAATATCTTTTCTCCTGTCGTTATACCCGGAAGTAAGATGGGTATGCTTTACACAGCTGTCAAATAAAACCCAGCTGTATCCATCAAGCTGCGCATTGTAATAATGATGTTCCAGGGAACTGCAGTCCAGCATCATGACTTTGTTTTTCTTTCCGAAGACCGAAGCAAACTGGTCCATAATCCCGCATTGTACACCTGCGAAAGTATGCTCTGCTTTCTGGCCGACCAGCGCAATTTCTTTCTTCGAAAGCTGAAGATCAAACAGCGTATTCAGAATATAGGCAAAACCACATTCCAGTGCCGCGGACGAAGACAATCCCGACCCCATGGGAATGATACTGCTGAATGCAATCTGTAATCCACCCGTTTTTCTTCCGCAGTCCTGAATGGCATCAAAAACCCCTAGCAGGTAATTGACCCACATCTGCCCGACCGGACTTTGCTTTTCACTGATGTTAAAACTAAAGGATTCACCAAGATCTGCCGCAAAAAACGTACAGGTCTCAGAATCCTGCTGCCGTTTAACGGCAAAGCAGATATACTTGTCAATGGCAGCAGGAAGTACCCAGCCGTCATTATAATCTACGTGTTCCCCGATGATATTGATTCTTCCCGGAGCAAGAAAAATATGTTCAGGCTCCGACCGGAATACTGACTGAAATACTGCTTTTGTAGAATCGATTAGCGTGTTGTGCATATATAGATGCAATTTATCATTTTTCAGTCAGGAATTAATGACCTTTCTAAAATTTTTATCCGGCTGCAGCTGAAGATTTAACCTATTTAATAAAGAAATATTATAGTTTTATTTCAGAACCTTTTTAAAATCTGTCCAGAAGTGTTAAAAGTCATATTTGAATCTTGTTGACAATACATCATCCTGTGGAAATTCAATCAGATTTATTCAATCAGATAATTGAATTCTTTCCTGTACTGTGAAGGGCTTTTTTTAATGTATTCTTTAAATGTCTTATTAAAATAGCTGAAATTATTGAAACCGGATTCAAAGCA
The sequence above is a segment of the Chryseobacterium sp. JJR-5R genome. Coding sequences within it:
- the galK gene encoding galactokinase, which produces MHNTLIDSTKAVFQSVFRSEPEHIFLAPGRINIIGEHVDYNDGWVLPAAIDKYICFAVKRQQDSETCTFFAADLGESFSFNISEKQSPVGQMWVNYLLGVFDAIQDCGRKTGGLQIAFSSIIPMGSGLSSSAALECGFAYILNTLFDLQLSKKEIALVGQKAEHTFAGVQCGIMDQFASVFGKKNKVMMLDCSSLEHHYYNAQLDGYSWVLFDSCVKHTHLTSGYNDRRKDIELGKEMIRLRYPEIVNFRQVTEEILTELKDDMGDLAYRRCLYVVKEIKRVEEAVRALSENNPECLGRLMTETHAGLSQEYEVSCNEIDFLVEEALKEQSVLGARMMGGGFGGCSINLVKEDQADRISKVIKEKYRKAFGIDMNVYKINISEGIKEYKDNESII